A DNA window from Phoenix dactylifera cultivar Barhee BC4 chromosome 13, palm_55x_up_171113_PBpolish2nd_filt_p, whole genome shotgun sequence contains the following coding sequences:
- the LOC103716740 gene encoding laccase-17-like isoform X1, whose amino-acid sequence MDAASTIPMATLLLALCTLSALPEISSASITRHYKFDIKMQNVTRLCHTRSIATVNGRFPGPKIVAREGDRVIVRVVNHVKNNVTIHWHGVRQLRTGWADGPAYMTQCPIQTGQSYVYNFTILAQRGTLFWHAHISWMRVTLYGPIVILPKRGVPYPFAKPYKEIPIIFGEWFNVDTEAVIAQALRTGAGPNVSDAYTINGLPGPLYNCSKADTFKLKVKPGKTYLLRMINAALNDELFFSIADHNLTVVEVDAIYTKPFNSDIVLITPGQTTNVLLQTKPSLPSATFLMAARPYATGLGTFDNTTTAGLLEYLPPTFSLPSTLAENLALLKPTLPSLNDTAFAASFSSKVRSLANAQFPANVPQTVDRRFYFTVGLGTSPCPRNQTCQGPNGTKFAASVNNISFALPSTPLLESHFLGQSKGVYTTDFPNNPPFPFNYTGTPPNNTLVTNGTKVVVLPFNTSVELVMQDTSIQGAESHPLHLHGYNFFVVGRGSGNYDASKDPAKFNLADPIEMNTVGVPAGGWVAIRFRADNPGVWFMHCHLDVHTSWGLGMAWAVNDGLLPSQKLLPPPSDLPKC is encoded by the exons ATGGATGCTGCTTCCACAATCCCCATGGCTACTTTGCTTCTAGCCTTATGCACTCTTTCAGCACTGCCGGAGATTTCATCCGCAAGCATAACGAGACACTACAAATTTGAT ATAAAAATGCAAAACGTGACGCGGCTTTGCCACACCAGGAGCATCGCGACGGTGAACGGGAGGTTCCCAGGGCCTAAAATTGTGGCTAGAGAGGGTGATCGCGTAATTGTCAGGGTGGTTAACCATGTCAAGAATAATGTCACCATTCACTG GCACGGGGTTCGGCAGCTACGAACTGGATGGGCTGATGGGCCGGCATATATGACCCAGTGCCCAATACAGACGGGCCAAAGCTACGTCTACAACTTCACGATCCTGGCCCAGAGAGGCACGCTTTTTTGGCATGCACACATCTCTTGGATGAGGGTCACCCTCTATGGACCCATCGTCATCCTTCCCAAGCGTGGCGTTCCTTACCCATTCGCCAAACCGTACAAGGAAATCCCCATTATCTTTG GAGAGTGGTTTAATGTGGACACTGAGGCAGTGATTGCGCAGGCTCTCCGGACAGGTGCAGGCCCAAATGTCTCCGATGCTTACACCATTAACGGGCTGCCCGGTCCCTTGTACAATTGTTCGAAAG CAGATACGTTTAAGCTGAAGGTGAAGCCCGGGAAGACATACCTCCTTCGCATGATCAACGCTGCACTCAACGACGAGCTCTTCTTCAGCATCGCCGACCACAACCTCACCGTCGTCGAGGTCGATGCCATCTACACGAAGCCCTTCAACAGCGACATCGTCCTGATCACACCAGGCCAGACCACCAACGTTCTCCTCCAAACCAAGCCCAGTCTTCCCAGCGCCACCTTCCTAATGGCTGCCAGGCCCTATGCCACCGGTCTCGGAACCTTCGACAACACAACCACCGCCGGCCTCCTCGAATACCTACCCCCTACCTTTTCCCTTCCATCAACTCTTGCTGAGAACCTCGCGCTCCTCAAACCAACCCTGCCATCACTCAACGACACCGCCTTCGCCGCAAGCTTCAGCAGCAAGGTACGCAGCTTGGCGAACGCTCAGTTCCCAGCAAACGTGCCGCAGACCGTGGACAGGCGATTCTACTTCACGGTAGGCCTCGGCACGAGCCCGTGCCCGAGGAACCAGACCTGCCAAGGCCCCAACGGCACCAAGTTTGCCGCTTCCGTCAACAACATCTCATTCGCACTACCGAGCACCCCCCTCCTGGAGTCCCACTTCTTGGGGCAATCGAAGGGGGTCTACACGACCGACTTCCCGAACAACCCTCCTTTCCCGTTCAACTACACGGGGACTCCACCCAACAACACCCTTGTGACCAACGGGACCAAGGTGGTGGTGCTCCCCTTCAACACAAGCGTGGAGCTGGTCATGCAGGACACCAGCATTCAAGGGGCCGAGAGCCATCCACTGCACCTCCATGGCTACAACTTCTTCGTAGTGGGCCGAGGGTCCGGGAACTACGATGCGTCCAAGGACCCAGCCAAGTTCAATCTAGCGGACCCCATCGAGATGAACACCGTCGGAGTGCCCGCCGGCGGATGGGTCGCCATCCGGTTCCGGGCCGATAACCCTG GTGTGTGGTTCATGCACTGCCACCTGGACGTGCACACGAGCTGGGGCTTGGGGATGGCGTGGGCGGTGAACGATGGGCTGCTCCCCAGTCAGAAGCTGCTACCACCACCGTCCGATCTTCCCAAGTGTTGA
- the LOC103716740 gene encoding laccase-17-like isoform X2 produces the protein MDAASTIPMATLLLALCTLSALPEISSASITRHYKFDIKMQNVTRLCHTRSIATVNGRFPGPKIVAREGDRVIVRVVNHVKNNVTIHWHGVRQLRTGWADGPAYMTQCPIQTGQSYVYNFTILAQRGTLFWHAHISWMRVTLYGPIVILPKRGVPYPFAKPYKEIPIIFGEWFNVDTEAVIAQALRTGAGPNVSDAYTINGLPGPLYNCSKDTFKLKVKPGKTYLLRMINAALNDELFFSIADHNLTVVEVDAIYTKPFNSDIVLITPGQTTNVLLQTKPSLPSATFLMAARPYATGLGTFDNTTTAGLLEYLPPTFSLPSTLAENLALLKPTLPSLNDTAFAASFSSKVRSLANAQFPANVPQTVDRRFYFTVGLGTSPCPRNQTCQGPNGTKFAASVNNISFALPSTPLLESHFLGQSKGVYTTDFPNNPPFPFNYTGTPPNNTLVTNGTKVVVLPFNTSVELVMQDTSIQGAESHPLHLHGYNFFVVGRGSGNYDASKDPAKFNLADPIEMNTVGVPAGGWVAIRFRADNPGVWFMHCHLDVHTSWGLGMAWAVNDGLLPSQKLLPPPSDLPKC, from the exons ATGGATGCTGCTTCCACAATCCCCATGGCTACTTTGCTTCTAGCCTTATGCACTCTTTCAGCACTGCCGGAGATTTCATCCGCAAGCATAACGAGACACTACAAATTTGAT ATAAAAATGCAAAACGTGACGCGGCTTTGCCACACCAGGAGCATCGCGACGGTGAACGGGAGGTTCCCAGGGCCTAAAATTGTGGCTAGAGAGGGTGATCGCGTAATTGTCAGGGTGGTTAACCATGTCAAGAATAATGTCACCATTCACTG GCACGGGGTTCGGCAGCTACGAACTGGATGGGCTGATGGGCCGGCATATATGACCCAGTGCCCAATACAGACGGGCCAAAGCTACGTCTACAACTTCACGATCCTGGCCCAGAGAGGCACGCTTTTTTGGCATGCACACATCTCTTGGATGAGGGTCACCCTCTATGGACCCATCGTCATCCTTCCCAAGCGTGGCGTTCCTTACCCATTCGCCAAACCGTACAAGGAAATCCCCATTATCTTTG GAGAGTGGTTTAATGTGGACACTGAGGCAGTGATTGCGCAGGCTCTCCGGACAGGTGCAGGCCCAAATGTCTCCGATGCTTACACCATTAACGGGCTGCCCGGTCCCTTGTACAATTGTTCGAAAG ATACGTTTAAGCTGAAGGTGAAGCCCGGGAAGACATACCTCCTTCGCATGATCAACGCTGCACTCAACGACGAGCTCTTCTTCAGCATCGCCGACCACAACCTCACCGTCGTCGAGGTCGATGCCATCTACACGAAGCCCTTCAACAGCGACATCGTCCTGATCACACCAGGCCAGACCACCAACGTTCTCCTCCAAACCAAGCCCAGTCTTCCCAGCGCCACCTTCCTAATGGCTGCCAGGCCCTATGCCACCGGTCTCGGAACCTTCGACAACACAACCACCGCCGGCCTCCTCGAATACCTACCCCCTACCTTTTCCCTTCCATCAACTCTTGCTGAGAACCTCGCGCTCCTCAAACCAACCCTGCCATCACTCAACGACACCGCCTTCGCCGCAAGCTTCAGCAGCAAGGTACGCAGCTTGGCGAACGCTCAGTTCCCAGCAAACGTGCCGCAGACCGTGGACAGGCGATTCTACTTCACGGTAGGCCTCGGCACGAGCCCGTGCCCGAGGAACCAGACCTGCCAAGGCCCCAACGGCACCAAGTTTGCCGCTTCCGTCAACAACATCTCATTCGCACTACCGAGCACCCCCCTCCTGGAGTCCCACTTCTTGGGGCAATCGAAGGGGGTCTACACGACCGACTTCCCGAACAACCCTCCTTTCCCGTTCAACTACACGGGGACTCCACCCAACAACACCCTTGTGACCAACGGGACCAAGGTGGTGGTGCTCCCCTTCAACACAAGCGTGGAGCTGGTCATGCAGGACACCAGCATTCAAGGGGCCGAGAGCCATCCACTGCACCTCCATGGCTACAACTTCTTCGTAGTGGGCCGAGGGTCCGGGAACTACGATGCGTCCAAGGACCCAGCCAAGTTCAATCTAGCGGACCCCATCGAGATGAACACCGTCGGAGTGCCCGCCGGCGGATGGGTCGCCATCCGGTTCCGGGCCGATAACCCTG GTGTGTGGTTCATGCACTGCCACCTGGACGTGCACACGAGCTGGGGCTTGGGGATGGCGTGGGCGGTGAACGATGGGCTGCTCCCCAGTCAGAAGCTGCTACCACCACCGTCCGATCTTCCCAAGTGTTGA